From the genome of Hydrogenophilus thermoluteolus, one region includes:
- a CDS encoding polyprenyl synthetase family protein encodes MTATTSLFDPARFEAALEDALTASASLSPRLFAAMRHALLAPGKRLRPQLVFAAGALSQAPVEALTPFAVAVELIHTYSLIHDDLPAMDDDALRRGRPTVHVAFDEATAILAGDALQALAFETLAITPELTLEQRMRLVGLLAHAAGAGGMVGGQALDIEAERFPSTAAPESDALTALEQLHRGKTGALIEAAVIGGALCGPKVKRTLLETLAPLAAQLGLAFQIVDDLLDATSDAATLGKTPGKDARQGKQTFVTLLGERVARERLRTLQRQIDAAIATLGRDAAPLATVARQVIERDR; translated from the coding sequence ATGACAGCGACGACATCCCTTTTTGACCCGGCCCGCTTCGAAGCCGCGCTCGAGGACGCACTCACGGCCAGCGCGAGTCTCAGCCCGCGGCTTTTTGCCGCGATGCGCCATGCGCTCCTGGCGCCGGGCAAACGGTTGCGCCCGCAGCTCGTCTTCGCCGCTGGTGCGCTCAGCCAAGCGCCCGTCGAAGCGCTCACCCCCTTTGCTGTTGCGGTCGAACTCATCCACACCTACTCGCTCATTCACGACGACCTCCCCGCGATGGACGACGACGCGCTGCGCCGCGGCCGCCCCACCGTTCACGTCGCGTTCGACGAAGCCACTGCGATCCTTGCCGGGGACGCGCTGCAAGCGCTCGCGTTCGAAACGCTCGCCATCACACCGGAACTCACGCTCGAACAGCGGATGCGGCTCGTCGGGCTCCTTGCGCACGCCGCCGGCGCGGGCGGCATGGTCGGCGGACAGGCACTCGATATCGAAGCGGAGCGCTTCCCGTCCACAGCTGCGCCCGAAAGCGACGCGTTGACCGCGCTCGAGCAACTCCACCGCGGCAAAACCGGCGCGCTCATCGAAGCGGCGGTGATCGGCGGTGCGCTCTGCGGCCCCAAAGTCAAACGCACCCTACTGGAAACCCTGGCGCCGCTCGCCGCGCAACTGGGGCTGGCGTTCCAGATCGTCGACGATCTCCTCGACGCCACGAGCGACGCCGCCACGCTCGGCAAAACGCCCGGCAAAGACGCGCGGCAGGGCAAACAGACCTTCGTCACCCTGCTCGGTGAACGCGTGGCACGCGAAAGACTCCGCACCCTCCAACGACAGATCGACGCAGCGATTGCCACGCTCGGCCGTGATGCGGCGCCGCTCGCCACAGTCGCACGGCAGGTGATCGAACGCGACCGATGA
- the ispH gene encoding 4-hydroxy-3-methylbut-2-enyl diphosphate reductase, with protein sequence MTAPTHRPTIALLANPRGFCAGVDRAIAIVEEALKRFGPPVYVRHEVVHNRHVVDGLKARGAVFVETLADVPDDAVVIFSAHGVSQAVREEAAARGLKVLDATCPLVTKVHLEVQRLYRAGYQIVMIGHAGHPEVEGTMGQVPDRVWLVENERDVANLPELGDRVAFVTQTTLSVDDARRIVAALTARFPHIVGPKKDDICYATQNRQDAVRTLATATDLVLVIGSKNSSNSNRLREVAASCGVPAYLIDGPDDIDPTWLNGATRIGITAGASAPEALVTAVADRLRALGVTAVQESDGIRETVHFPLPKELVDA encoded by the coding sequence GTGACCGCACCGACCCATCGACCCACCATTGCGCTCCTTGCCAATCCACGCGGCTTCTGTGCCGGTGTCGACCGGGCGATCGCGATCGTCGAAGAAGCGCTGAAGCGTTTCGGCCCCCCGGTTTATGTCCGCCACGAGGTCGTGCACAACCGTCACGTCGTCGACGGGCTCAAAGCCCGCGGCGCGGTCTTCGTCGAAACCCTTGCCGACGTTCCGGACGATGCGGTGGTGATCTTCAGCGCCCACGGCGTCTCGCAAGCGGTGCGCGAAGAGGCAGCGGCGCGCGGGCTCAAGGTTCTCGATGCCACCTGTCCGCTCGTCACCAAAGTCCACCTCGAAGTCCAGCGCCTTTACCGCGCCGGTTACCAGATCGTGATGATCGGCCATGCCGGTCACCCCGAAGTCGAAGGGACGATGGGGCAAGTCCCAGACCGCGTCTGGCTGGTCGAAAACGAACGTGACGTCGCCAACCTCCCGGAATTGGGCGACCGGGTCGCCTTCGTCACCCAAACCACCCTTTCGGTCGACGACGCCCGCCGCATCGTCGCCGCCCTCACCGCACGCTTTCCCCACATCGTCGGCCCCAAGAAAGACGACATCTGCTACGCGACGCAAAACCGGCAAGACGCCGTGCGCACGCTCGCAACCGCAACCGACCTCGTGCTCGTGATCGGCTCGAAGAACAGTTCCAACTCCAACCGTCTGCGCGAAGTCGCCGCAAGCTGTGGCGTCCCCGCCTACCTGATCGACGGCCCAGACGACATCGACCCGACGTGGCTAAACGGCGCAACACGCATCGGCATCACCGCGGGCGCCTCGGCCCCTGAGGCGCTCGTCACCGCGGTGGCCGACCGTCTGCGCGCGTTGGGCGTCACCGCGGTCCAAGAAAGCGACGGCATTCGCGAAACGGTCCATTTTCCCTTACCGAAGGAGCTCGTCGATGCGTGA
- a CDS encoding FKBP-type peptidyl-prolyl cis-trans isomerase, protein MNESLTPANAPHSKPDTDAPACVAPHHLVTLHYRITLENGVPMVSTFEATPATLQLGDGTLAPQFERLLVGLPVGSRHTFTLPPEAAFGPRRDDLIERVRRADFPDDTAEVGTILSFAAPDGSRYAGVVVELDDEWGVVDFNHPLAGKTIRFEVEIIGVC, encoded by the coding sequence ATGAACGAATCCCTTACTCCGGCGAACGCGCCGCACTCAAAACCCGACACCGACGCCCCGGCATGTGTCGCACCGCACCATCTGGTGACGCTCCACTACCGCATCACGTTAGAGAACGGCGTCCCGATGGTGAGTACCTTCGAAGCGACGCCAGCAACGCTGCAACTGGGCGACGGCACCCTAGCGCCGCAATTCGAACGGCTCCTCGTCGGTCTTCCCGTGGGTAGCCGCCACACCTTTACCCTACCGCCAGAAGCGGCGTTCGGGCCGCGCCGCGACGACCTGATCGAACGGGTTCGTCGCGCCGATTTTCCCGACGACACCGCCGAAGTGGGCACGATCCTCTCGTTCGCGGCACCCGACGGTTCCCGTTACGCGGGTGTCGTCGTGGAACTCGACGACGAATGGGGGGTCGTCGATTTCAACCACCCGCTGGCGGGCAAGACCATTCGTTTCGAAGTCGAAATCATCGGAGTCTGCTGA
- the dxs gene encoding 1-deoxy-D-xylulose-5-phosphate synthase: MEPATLAIRFPLLARIDTPEDLRKLPKERLPELAAELRTFILESVAKTGGHLASNLGAVELTIALHYVYDTPFDRLVWDVGHQCYPHKILTGRRDRFHTLRQWGGIAGFPKRDESPYDTFGVGHSSTSISAALGMAVAAKARGESRHVVAVIGDGAMSAGMAFEALNNAGDMEGIDLTVILNDNEMSISPPVGALTKILARLLTGEPYRTAREIGSSLLSAAPPLKAFARRVEEHMIGMLTPGTLFEEFGFRYIGPIDGHDLTTLVPTLENLRETGGLQFVHVVTKKGQGYKLAEADPIRYHGVSRFDPKAGLPEPAPQPAPTKPPTYTEVFGQWLCAMAERDPLLIGITPAMREGSGLVAFSERFPDRYFDVGIAEQHAVTFAAGLACEGFHPVVAIYSTFLQRAYDQLIHDVALQNLNVTFAIDRGGLVGADGPTHHGAFDLSYLSCIPNLIVMAPSDEAECWRLLTTAYTYEGPAAVRYPRGTGPGAPLPTALEPLPIGKARVVREGKRLAILAFGAPLAAARPVAEALDATLVDMRFVKPLDAELLDALCETHDLFVTVEENAVIGGAGSEVARLLESRPTPPRLLRLGLADRFYPHGDPQKLLACAGLDSESLHRAIDDFYRTSP; encoded by the coding sequence ATGGAACCCGCAACGCTTGCCATCCGCTTCCCGCTTCTTGCCCGTATCGACACGCCGGAGGATTTGCGCAAACTGCCCAAAGAGCGGCTGCCGGAATTGGCCGCGGAATTGCGCACCTTCATTTTGGAATCGGTCGCGAAGACCGGCGGGCACCTCGCCTCCAACCTCGGCGCGGTCGAACTCACGATCGCGCTCCATTACGTCTATGACACGCCGTTCGACCGCCTGGTCTGGGACGTCGGCCACCAATGCTACCCGCACAAGATCCTCACAGGACGGCGCGACCGTTTTCATACCCTTCGCCAATGGGGCGGGATCGCCGGCTTTCCCAAGCGGGACGAAAGCCCGTACGACACCTTCGGTGTTGGCCACTCCTCGACCTCGATCTCCGCAGCGCTCGGCATGGCGGTCGCTGCGAAAGCGCGCGGTGAATCGCGTCACGTAGTCGCGGTGATCGGTGACGGCGCGATGTCGGCGGGCATGGCATTCGAAGCGCTCAACAACGCTGGGGACATGGAAGGCATCGACCTCACCGTGATCCTCAACGACAACGAGATGTCGATCTCGCCGCCGGTTGGCGCACTCACCAAGATCTTGGCACGGCTCCTCACGGGCGAACCGTACCGCACCGCACGCGAGATCGGCTCGTCGCTCCTTTCTGCCGCCCCGCCTCTCAAAGCGTTCGCGCGGCGGGTCGAAGAGCACATGATCGGTATGCTCACCCCGGGCACCCTGTTCGAAGAGTTCGGCTTTCGTTACATCGGGCCGATCGACGGCCACGATCTCACCACGCTCGTCCCGACGCTCGAAAACCTGCGGGAAACGGGCGGACTGCAGTTCGTCCACGTCGTCACCAAAAAAGGGCAAGGCTACAAACTGGCCGAAGCCGACCCGATCCGCTACCACGGTGTCAGCCGCTTCGACCCGAAAGCGGGGCTTCCCGAACCTGCCCCCCAACCAGCCCCCACCAAGCCACCTACCTACACCGAAGTCTTCGGCCAGTGGCTCTGCGCGATGGCCGAACGCGATCCCCTTCTCATCGGCATCACCCCCGCGATGCGCGAGGGCTCCGGGCTGGTCGCGTTCTCCGAGCGCTTTCCCGACCGCTATTTCGACGTCGGCATCGCCGAACAGCATGCGGTCACCTTCGCCGCGGGGCTCGCCTGCGAAGGCTTCCACCCCGTGGTCGCGATCTACTCCACCTTCCTGCAACGCGCCTACGACCAACTCATCCACGACGTCGCGTTACAAAACCTCAACGTCACCTTCGCGATCGACCGTGGCGGTCTGGTGGGTGCCGACGGCCCCACCCACCACGGCGCGTTCGACCTCTCCTACCTCTCTTGCATCCCCAACCTGATCGTGATGGCCCCCTCCGACGAAGCGGAGTGTTGGCGCCTGCTCACCACCGCCTACACCTACGAGGGCCCCGCAGCGGTGCGTTACCCACGCGGTACCGGCCCCGGCGCGCCGCTACCGACCGCACTCGAACCGCTGCCCATCGGCAAAGCGCGGGTGGTCCGCGAAGGCAAGCGCCTGGCGATCCTCGCGTTCGGCGCCCCGCTCGCCGCAGCGCGGCCCGTTGCGGAAGCACTCGACGCGACGCTCGTCGATATGCGCTTCGTCAAACCGCTCGACGCGGAACTGCTCGATGCGCTCTGCGAAACCCACGATCTGTTCGTCACCGTCGAAGAGAACGCGGTGATCGGGGGTGCTGGCAGCGAAGTGGCGCGCCTGCTCGAATCGCGCCCCACCCCCCCGCGCCTCTTGCGCTTGGGACTTGCCGACCGATTCTACCCCCACGGCGACCCGCAGAAACTGCTGGCATGCGCAGGACTCGATAGCGAAAGCCTGCACCGGGCGATTGACGATTTCTATCGAACTTCGCCTTGA
- the folE2 gene encoding GTP cyclohydrolase FolE2 translates to MTEIAQPPLADVAHEMPDVQGSADHRNLDIDRVGIKSIRHPIRVSDRSGGVQHTVATFNMYVGLPRHFKGTHMSRFVEILNQQERELSVESFEPMLRHMVERLEAATGRVEMTFPYFVLKKAPVSGVESLMDYDVTFIGEIDESNRYRFTLTVVVPVTSLCPCSKRISERGAHNQRSHITITATLADHVWIEELIDIAETEASCQLYGLLKRPDEKYVTEYAYDHPKFVEDLVRDVAARLNRDPRIVRYVVESENFESIHNHSAYALIEGPK, encoded by the coding sequence ATGACAGAGATCGCCCAACCGCCACTTGCCGACGTCGCCCACGAAATGCCGGACGTTCAAGGTTCGGCCGACCACCGCAACCTCGACATCGACCGGGTTGGCATCAAAAGCATCCGCCACCCGATACGCGTCTCCGACCGCAGCGGCGGCGTGCAACACACCGTGGCCACCTTCAACATGTATGTCGGGTTGCCGCGCCACTTCAAAGGCACCCACATGTCGCGCTTCGTCGAGATCCTCAACCAGCAAGAGCGCGAACTGTCGGTGGAATCGTTCGAGCCGATGCTCCGCCACATGGTCGAACGGCTCGAAGCCGCCACCGGGCGCGTCGAGATGACCTTCCCCTACTTCGTCCTCAAAAAAGCGCCGGTCTCCGGCGTCGAAAGTCTGATGGATTACGACGTCACCTTCATCGGCGAGATCGACGAAAGCAACCGGTACCGCTTCACCCTGACGGTGGTCGTACCGGTCACCTCACTCTGCCCCTGCTCGAAGCGAATCTCAGAGCGCGGCGCCCACAACCAGCGCAGCCACATCACGATCACCGCAACGCTCGCGGATCATGTCTGGATCGAAGAACTGATCGACATCGCCGAAACCGAAGCCAGCTGCCAGCTCTACGGACTCCTCAAACGGCCCGACGAAAAATATGTCACCGAGTACGCGTACGACCACCCCAAATTCGTCGAAGATCTGGTGCGCGACGTCGCTGCGCGCCTCAATCGTGATCCGCGAATCGTCCGCTACGTGGTCGAATCGGAAAACTTCGAATCGATCCACAACCACTCGGCCTACGCGCTCATCGAAGGGCCGAAATAA
- the xseB gene encoding exodeoxyribonuclease VII small subunit, with the protein MRDDTAARTPEAIDRLDFETALKQLEGIVAALESGHLPLEQALTQYETGVRLVHHARTLLQAAEERLVRIESLHRQTAAAENGATRPANESTDDSDDIPF; encoded by the coding sequence ATGCGTGACGACACCGCCGCGCGCACCCCTGAAGCGATCGACCGACTCGATTTCGAAACCGCACTCAAACAGCTGGAAGGCATCGTCGCCGCATTGGAAAGCGGCCATCTGCCGCTCGAGCAGGCGCTCACCCAATATGAGACGGGCGTGCGCCTCGTGCACCACGCCCGAACGCTGCTGCAAGCCGCCGAAGAGCGGTTGGTGCGCATCGAATCGCTCCACCGCCAAACGGCAGCCGCTGAGAACGGCGCGACGCGTCCCGCGAACGAATCCACCGATGACAGCGACGACATCCCTTTTTGA